One Candidatus Peregrinibacteria bacterium DNA segment encodes these proteins:
- a CDS encoding FtsQ-type POTRA domain-containing protein — protein MGFFSSLLRGKPRTYSSNFSSYRSLRSGQRKPFEPKQSPAERKKQGGFFYKAIRVLKIFAVFALVSGLAYLSFFTSLFEIQKIEVTGNEATAAEQSTLNESLQEHLGRNLLIFKTRELEQKLFEEYPYLRKLNVGRDFFHTLTVNLETYENLANVRVDFENGTQQLYVVNELGFVSGTGSSTENLPTLVMDVTGTDLDWTALETLESEESPETTEGPEPIKGFLLNQELIEAEVLKKLLKATEDFEGKFNMQILEIHYLKQARELHLVTERYFTVWIDLTQDPALQLAKLKKALSTLNIYEADLEYIDLRISGQNGEKVIYKSHD, from the coding sequence CTTCGAAGTGGACAACGCAAGCCCTTTGAGCCCAAACAAAGCCCTGCGGAACGCAAAAAACAAGGAGGCTTTTTTTACAAAGCAATACGCGTCTTAAAAATCTTCGCTGTCTTCGCCCTCGTGAGCGGATTGGCCTACCTCAGCTTTTTCACTTCCCTCTTTGAAATCCAAAAAATCGAGGTCACAGGCAACGAGGCCACGGCAGCAGAGCAAAGCACGCTCAACGAAAGCTTACAAGAACATTTGGGCAGAAACCTACTCATCTTCAAAACAAGGGAATTGGAGCAAAAACTCTTCGAAGAATACCCTTATTTAAGAAAATTGAACGTGGGACGAGATTTCTTCCACACTCTAACCGTAAATTTAGAAACCTATGAAAACCTGGCCAACGTTCGTGTGGATTTTGAAAACGGCACTCAGCAGCTCTACGTGGTGAATGAACTGGGATTCGTATCGGGCACCGGCAGCAGCACCGAAAACTTGCCCACCTTGGTGATGGATGTCACAGGAACCGATTTGGACTGGACCGCACTCGAAACACTAGAAAGCGAAGAAAGCCCCGAGACCACAGAAGGTCCAGAACCCATAAAAGGCTTCCTCTTGAACCAAGAATTGATTGAAGCGGAAGTGCTTAAAAAATTGCTCAAAGCCACCGAGGATTTCGAGGGCAAATTCAACATGCAAATCCTGGAAATTCATTACTTGAAACAAGCCCGCGAACTCCATCTGGTCACTGAGCGTTATTTCACCGTATGGATCGACCTCACTCAAGACCCGGCCTTGCAACTGGCCAAATTGAAAAAAGCGCTGAGCACTCTCAATATTTACGAGGCCGACCTCGAATACATCGACTTGAGAATTTCTGGACAGAACGGCGAAAAAGTAATATACAAATCCCATGACTAA